Proteins encoded in a region of the Ursus arctos isolate Adak ecotype North America unplaced genomic scaffold, UrsArc2.0 scaffold_2, whole genome shotgun sequence genome:
- the FMO4 gene encoding dimethylaniline monooxygenase [N-oxide-forming] 4 isoform X5: MARRVAVIGAGVSGLSSIKCCLDEGLEPICFERSNNFGGLWKFTESSEDGMNRIYRSLVTNTCKEMSCYSDFPFQEDYPNFMNQEKFWNYLQEFAEHFDLLKYIRFRVLLSTRTGAWVLCRSSDGGYPFNMVITRRCINFIAQVLPSCVLNRIQERQLNKRFNHENYGLSITKGKKSKFVVNDELPTCILCGTITMKTSVKEFTETSALFEDGTVGENIDIVIFATGYTFSFPFFEEPFKSLCTKKIFLYKRVFPSNLERATLAVIGFIGLKGSILAATELQARWATRVFKGLCQIPPSQKLMAEATKKEQLIKRGVMKDTSEDKLEFILYLDDIAACIGAKPSVPSLFLKDPRLAWEVFFGPCTPYQYRLVGPGKWDGARNAILTQWDRTLKPLKTRTVPNSTKPASMSHYLKVWGAPILLASLLLICKSSLFFKSVRDNLQNRISPYLISIW, from the exons ATGGCCAGGCGAGTTGCAGTGATTGGAGCTGGTGTGAGTGGCCTGTCCTCCATCAAGTGCTGCTTGGATGAGGGTCTGGAGCCCATCTGCTTTGAGAGAAGTAACAACTTCGGGGGACTATGGAAGTTTACT GAAAGTTCTGAAGATGGGATGAACAGGATCTACAGATCATTAGTGACAAATACCTGCAAAGAAATGTCATGTTATAGCGACTTCCCCTTCCAGGAAGATTATCCCAATTTCATGAATCAAGAAAAATTCTGGAACTATCTCCAAGAATTTGCTGAGCACTTTGACCTTCTGAAATACATTCGGTTTAGG GTACTTCTCAGTACCAGAACTGGTGCCTGGGTTCTCTGCCGCTCTTCAGATGGGGGCTACCCGTTTAATATGGTGATTACAAGAAGATGCATTAATTTTATTGCGCAAGTTCTGCCCTCGTGTGTGCTAAACCGGATTCAAGAGAGGCAATTGAATAAAAGATTTAACCATGAGAATTATGGATTAAGTATTACAAAGGg gaaaaaatcaaaattcgTTGTGAATGACGAACTGCCAACCTGTATCCTCTGTGGGACAATCACCATGAAAACCAGCGTGAAGGAGTTTACAGAAACCTCTGCTCTCTTTGAAGATGGAACAGTGGGAGAAAACATCGATATTGTGATCTTCGCTACAggatacacattttcttttccctttttcgaAGAACCTTTTAAAAGCCTTTGTACAAAGAAGATATTCCTGTACAAGCGGGTCTTTCCTTCAAACCTAGAGAGAGCAACACTAGCTGTCATTGGCTTCATCGGCCTTAAAGGGTCCATCCTAGCGGCCACGGAGCTCCAAGCACGCTGGGCCACAAGAGTATTCAAAG GACTCTGTCAGATACCTCCATCCCAAAAACTGATGGCCGAGGCTACTAAAAAGGAGCAACTTATCAAAAG GGGTGTGATGAAAGACACCAGTGAAGACAAACTTGAGTTCATTCTGTACCTGGATGACATTGCTGCTTGCATAGGCGCAAAGCCCAGTgtcccctctctgttcctcaaGGATCCCAGACTAGCTTGGGAAGTTTTCTTTGGACCATGTACTCCTTACCAGTATCGCCTCGTGGGCCCTGGAAAATGGGATGGAGCCAGGAACGCCATCCTGACCCAGTGGGACAGGACACTGAAACCCTTAAAAACTCGAACCGTTCCTAATTCCACCAAGCCTGCCTCCATGTCACATTATTTAAAAGTTTGGGGGGCACCTATCCTCCTTGCCTCTCTTCTACTGATCTGtaaatcttcacttttttttaaatcagtgcgAGATAATCTGCAGAATAGAATTTCCCCTTATCTAATAAGTATTTGGTGA
- the FMO4 gene encoding dimethylaniline monooxygenase [N-oxide-forming] 4 isoform X1, producing the protein MARRVAVIGAGVSGLSSIKCCLDEGLEPICFERSNNFGGLWKFTESSEDGMNRIYRSLVTNTCKEMSCYSDFPFQEDYPNFMNQEKFWNYLQEFAEHFDLLKYIRFRTTVCSITKRPDFSETGQWDVVTETEGKQERAVFDAVMVCTGHYLNPRLPLESFPGIHKFKGQILHSQEYRGPEGFQGKRVLVIGLGNTAGDVAVELSRTAAQVLLSTRTGAWVLCRSSDGGYPFNMVITRRCINFIAQVLPSCVLNRIQERQLNKRFNHENYGLSITKGKKSKFVVNDELPTCILCGTITMKTSVKEFTETSALFEDGTVGENIDIVIFATGYTFSFPFFEEPFKSLCTKKIFLYKRVFPSNLERATLAVIGFIGLKGSILAATELQARWATRVFKGLCQIPPSQKLMAEATKKEQLIKRGVMKDTSEDKLEFILYLDDIAACIGAKPSVPSLFLKDPRLAWEVFFGPCTPYQYRLVGPGKWDGARNAILTQWDRTLKPLKTRTVPNSTKPASMSHYLKVWGAPILLASLLLICKSSLFFKSVRDNLQNRISPYLISIW; encoded by the exons ATGGCCAGGCGAGTTGCAGTGATTGGAGCTGGTGTGAGTGGCCTGTCCTCCATCAAGTGCTGCTTGGATGAGGGTCTGGAGCCCATCTGCTTTGAGAGAAGTAACAACTTCGGGGGACTATGGAAGTTTACT GAAAGTTCTGAAGATGGGATGAACAGGATCTACAGATCATTAGTGACAAATACCTGCAAAGAAATGTCATGTTATAGCGACTTCCCCTTCCAGGAAGATTATCCCAATTTCATGAATCAAGAAAAATTCTGGAACTATCTCCAAGAATTTGCTGAGCACTTTGACCTTCTGAAATACATTCGGTTTAGG ACCACAGTGTGCAGTATAACGAAACGTCCAGATTTCTCCGAGACTGGTCAGTGGGATGTTGTCACAGAGACAGAGGGGAAGCAGGAACGAGCAGTCTTTGATGCTGTCATGGTCTGCACCGGACATTACCTGAATCCCCGTTTACCTTTGGAGTCCTTTCCTG gtATTCATAAGTTTAAAGGCCAGATCCTGCACAGTCAGGAGTATAGGGGCCCAGAAGGCTTTCAAGGCAAACGCGTGTTAGTGATCGGTCTTGGGAACACGGCAGGGGACGTGGCAGTGGAGCTGAGTCGAACGGCAGCTCAG GTACTTCTCAGTACCAGAACTGGTGCCTGGGTTCTCTGCCGCTCTTCAGATGGGGGCTACCCGTTTAATATGGTGATTACAAGAAGATGCATTAATTTTATTGCGCAAGTTCTGCCCTCGTGTGTGCTAAACCGGATTCAAGAGAGGCAATTGAATAAAAGATTTAACCATGAGAATTATGGATTAAGTATTACAAAGGg gaaaaaatcaaaattcgTTGTGAATGACGAACTGCCAACCTGTATCCTCTGTGGGACAATCACCATGAAAACCAGCGTGAAGGAGTTTACAGAAACCTCTGCTCTCTTTGAAGATGGAACAGTGGGAGAAAACATCGATATTGTGATCTTCGCTACAggatacacattttcttttccctttttcgaAGAACCTTTTAAAAGCCTTTGTACAAAGAAGATATTCCTGTACAAGCGGGTCTTTCCTTCAAACCTAGAGAGAGCAACACTAGCTGTCATTGGCTTCATCGGCCTTAAAGGGTCCATCCTAGCGGCCACGGAGCTCCAAGCACGCTGGGCCACAAGAGTATTCAAAG GACTCTGTCAGATACCTCCATCCCAAAAACTGATGGCCGAGGCTACTAAAAAGGAGCAACTTATCAAAAG GGGTGTGATGAAAGACACCAGTGAAGACAAACTTGAGTTCATTCTGTACCTGGATGACATTGCTGCTTGCATAGGCGCAAAGCCCAGTgtcccctctctgttcctcaaGGATCCCAGACTAGCTTGGGAAGTTTTCTTTGGACCATGTACTCCTTACCAGTATCGCCTCGTGGGCCCTGGAAAATGGGATGGAGCCAGGAACGCCATCCTGACCCAGTGGGACAGGACACTGAAACCCTTAAAAACTCGAACCGTTCCTAATTCCACCAAGCCTGCCTCCATGTCACATTATTTAAAAGTTTGGGGGGCACCTATCCTCCTTGCCTCTCTTCTACTGATCTGtaaatcttcacttttttttaaatcagtgcgAGATAATCTGCAGAATAGAATTTCCCCTTATCTAATAAGTATTTGGTGA
- the FMO4 gene encoding dimethylaniline monooxygenase [N-oxide-forming] 4 isoform X2, translating to MARRVAVIGAGVSGLSSIKCCLDEGLEPICFERSNYVSPQESSEDGMNRIYRSLVTNTCKEMSCYSDFPFQEDYPNFMNQEKFWNYLQEFAEHFDLLKYIRFRTTVCSITKRPDFSETGQWDVVTETEGKQERAVFDAVMVCTGHYLNPRLPLESFPGIHKFKGQILHSQEYRGPEGFQGKRVLVIGLGNTAGDVAVELSRTAAQVLLSTRTGAWVLCRSSDGGYPFNMVITRRCINFIAQVLPSCVLNRIQERQLNKRFNHENYGLSITKGKKSKFVVNDELPTCILCGTITMKTSVKEFTETSALFEDGTVGENIDIVIFATGYTFSFPFFEEPFKSLCTKKIFLYKRVFPSNLERATLAVIGFIGLKGSILAATELQARWATRVFKGLCQIPPSQKLMAEATKKEQLIKRGVMKDTSEDKLEFILYLDDIAACIGAKPSVPSLFLKDPRLAWEVFFGPCTPYQYRLVGPGKWDGARNAILTQWDRTLKPLKTRTVPNSTKPASMSHYLKVWGAPILLASLLLICKSSLFFKSVRDNLQNRISPYLISIW from the exons ATGGCCAGGCGAGTTGCAGTGATTGGAGCTGGTGTGAGTGGCCTGTCCTCCATCAAGTGCTGCTTGGATGAGGGTCTGGAGCCCATCTGCTTTGAGAGAA gTAACTACGTTTCACCACAGGAAAGTTCTGAAGATGGGATGAACAGGATCTACAGATCATTAGTGACAAATACCTGCAAAGAAATGTCATGTTATAGCGACTTCCCCTTCCAGGAAGATTATCCCAATTTCATGAATCAAGAAAAATTCTGGAACTATCTCCAAGAATTTGCTGAGCACTTTGACCTTCTGAAATACATTCGGTTTAGG ACCACAGTGTGCAGTATAACGAAACGTCCAGATTTCTCCGAGACTGGTCAGTGGGATGTTGTCACAGAGACAGAGGGGAAGCAGGAACGAGCAGTCTTTGATGCTGTCATGGTCTGCACCGGACATTACCTGAATCCCCGTTTACCTTTGGAGTCCTTTCCTG gtATTCATAAGTTTAAAGGCCAGATCCTGCACAGTCAGGAGTATAGGGGCCCAGAAGGCTTTCAAGGCAAACGCGTGTTAGTGATCGGTCTTGGGAACACGGCAGGGGACGTGGCAGTGGAGCTGAGTCGAACGGCAGCTCAG GTACTTCTCAGTACCAGAACTGGTGCCTGGGTTCTCTGCCGCTCTTCAGATGGGGGCTACCCGTTTAATATGGTGATTACAAGAAGATGCATTAATTTTATTGCGCAAGTTCTGCCCTCGTGTGTGCTAAACCGGATTCAAGAGAGGCAATTGAATAAAAGATTTAACCATGAGAATTATGGATTAAGTATTACAAAGGg gaaaaaatcaaaattcgTTGTGAATGACGAACTGCCAACCTGTATCCTCTGTGGGACAATCACCATGAAAACCAGCGTGAAGGAGTTTACAGAAACCTCTGCTCTCTTTGAAGATGGAACAGTGGGAGAAAACATCGATATTGTGATCTTCGCTACAggatacacattttcttttccctttttcgaAGAACCTTTTAAAAGCCTTTGTACAAAGAAGATATTCCTGTACAAGCGGGTCTTTCCTTCAAACCTAGAGAGAGCAACACTAGCTGTCATTGGCTTCATCGGCCTTAAAGGGTCCATCCTAGCGGCCACGGAGCTCCAAGCACGCTGGGCCACAAGAGTATTCAAAG GACTCTGTCAGATACCTCCATCCCAAAAACTGATGGCCGAGGCTACTAAAAAGGAGCAACTTATCAAAAG GGGTGTGATGAAAGACACCAGTGAAGACAAACTTGAGTTCATTCTGTACCTGGATGACATTGCTGCTTGCATAGGCGCAAAGCCCAGTgtcccctctctgttcctcaaGGATCCCAGACTAGCTTGGGAAGTTTTCTTTGGACCATGTACTCCTTACCAGTATCGCCTCGTGGGCCCTGGAAAATGGGATGGAGCCAGGAACGCCATCCTGACCCAGTGGGACAGGACACTGAAACCCTTAAAAACTCGAACCGTTCCTAATTCCACCAAGCCTGCCTCCATGTCACATTATTTAAAAGTTTGGGGGGCACCTATCCTCCTTGCCTCTCTTCTACTGATCTGtaaatcttcacttttttttaaatcagtgcgAGATAATCTGCAGAATAGAATTTCCCCTTATCTAATAAGTATTTGGTGA
- the FMO4 gene encoding dimethylaniline monooxygenase [N-oxide-forming] 4 isoform X3: MEVYCNYVSPQESSEDGMNRIYRSLVTNTCKEMSCYSDFPFQEDYPNFMNQEKFWNYLQEFAEHFDLLKYIRFRTTVCSITKRPDFSETGQWDVVTETEGKQERAVFDAVMVCTGHYLNPRLPLESFPGIHKFKGQILHSQEYRGPEGFQGKRVLVIGLGNTAGDVAVELSRTAAQVLLSTRTGAWVLCRSSDGGYPFNMVITRRCINFIAQVLPSCVLNRIQERQLNKRFNHENYGLSITKGKKSKFVVNDELPTCILCGTITMKTSVKEFTETSALFEDGTVGENIDIVIFATGYTFSFPFFEEPFKSLCTKKIFLYKRVFPSNLERATLAVIGFIGLKGSILAATELQARWATRVFKGLCQIPPSQKLMAEATKKEQLIKRGVMKDTSEDKLEFILYLDDIAACIGAKPSVPSLFLKDPRLAWEVFFGPCTPYQYRLVGPGKWDGARNAILTQWDRTLKPLKTRTVPNSTKPASMSHYLKVWGAPILLASLLLICKSSLFFKSVRDNLQNRISPYLISIW, from the exons ATGGAAGTTTACT gTAACTACGTTTCACCACAGGAAAGTTCTGAAGATGGGATGAACAGGATCTACAGATCATTAGTGACAAATACCTGCAAAGAAATGTCATGTTATAGCGACTTCCCCTTCCAGGAAGATTATCCCAATTTCATGAATCAAGAAAAATTCTGGAACTATCTCCAAGAATTTGCTGAGCACTTTGACCTTCTGAAATACATTCGGTTTAGG ACCACAGTGTGCAGTATAACGAAACGTCCAGATTTCTCCGAGACTGGTCAGTGGGATGTTGTCACAGAGACAGAGGGGAAGCAGGAACGAGCAGTCTTTGATGCTGTCATGGTCTGCACCGGACATTACCTGAATCCCCGTTTACCTTTGGAGTCCTTTCCTG gtATTCATAAGTTTAAAGGCCAGATCCTGCACAGTCAGGAGTATAGGGGCCCAGAAGGCTTTCAAGGCAAACGCGTGTTAGTGATCGGTCTTGGGAACACGGCAGGGGACGTGGCAGTGGAGCTGAGTCGAACGGCAGCTCAG GTACTTCTCAGTACCAGAACTGGTGCCTGGGTTCTCTGCCGCTCTTCAGATGGGGGCTACCCGTTTAATATGGTGATTACAAGAAGATGCATTAATTTTATTGCGCAAGTTCTGCCCTCGTGTGTGCTAAACCGGATTCAAGAGAGGCAATTGAATAAAAGATTTAACCATGAGAATTATGGATTAAGTATTACAAAGGg gaaaaaatcaaaattcgTTGTGAATGACGAACTGCCAACCTGTATCCTCTGTGGGACAATCACCATGAAAACCAGCGTGAAGGAGTTTACAGAAACCTCTGCTCTCTTTGAAGATGGAACAGTGGGAGAAAACATCGATATTGTGATCTTCGCTACAggatacacattttcttttccctttttcgaAGAACCTTTTAAAAGCCTTTGTACAAAGAAGATATTCCTGTACAAGCGGGTCTTTCCTTCAAACCTAGAGAGAGCAACACTAGCTGTCATTGGCTTCATCGGCCTTAAAGGGTCCATCCTAGCGGCCACGGAGCTCCAAGCACGCTGGGCCACAAGAGTATTCAAAG GACTCTGTCAGATACCTCCATCCCAAAAACTGATGGCCGAGGCTACTAAAAAGGAGCAACTTATCAAAAG GGGTGTGATGAAAGACACCAGTGAAGACAAACTTGAGTTCATTCTGTACCTGGATGACATTGCTGCTTGCATAGGCGCAAAGCCCAGTgtcccctctctgttcctcaaGGATCCCAGACTAGCTTGGGAAGTTTTCTTTGGACCATGTACTCCTTACCAGTATCGCCTCGTGGGCCCTGGAAAATGGGATGGAGCCAGGAACGCCATCCTGACCCAGTGGGACAGGACACTGAAACCCTTAAAAACTCGAACCGTTCCTAATTCCACCAAGCCTGCCTCCATGTCACATTATTTAAAAGTTTGGGGGGCACCTATCCTCCTTGCCTCTCTTCTACTGATCTGtaaatcttcacttttttttaaatcagtgcgAGATAATCTGCAGAATAGAATTTCCCCTTATCTAATAAGTATTTGGTGA
- the FMO4 gene encoding dimethylaniline monooxygenase [N-oxide-forming] 4 isoform X4 gives MNRIYRSLVTNTCKEMSCYSDFPFQEDYPNFMNQEKFWNYLQEFAEHFDLLKYIRFRTTVCSITKRPDFSETGQWDVVTETEGKQERAVFDAVMVCTGHYLNPRLPLESFPGIHKFKGQILHSQEYRGPEGFQGKRVLVIGLGNTAGDVAVELSRTAAQVLLSTRTGAWVLCRSSDGGYPFNMVITRRCINFIAQVLPSCVLNRIQERQLNKRFNHENYGLSITKGKKSKFVVNDELPTCILCGTITMKTSVKEFTETSALFEDGTVGENIDIVIFATGYTFSFPFFEEPFKSLCTKKIFLYKRVFPSNLERATLAVIGFIGLKGSILAATELQARWATRVFKGLCQIPPSQKLMAEATKKEQLIKRGVMKDTSEDKLEFILYLDDIAACIGAKPSVPSLFLKDPRLAWEVFFGPCTPYQYRLVGPGKWDGARNAILTQWDRTLKPLKTRTVPNSTKPASMSHYLKVWGAPILLASLLLICKSSLFFKSVRDNLQNRISPYLISIW, from the exons ATGAACAGGATCTACAGATCATTAGTGACAAATACCTGCAAAGAAATGTCATGTTATAGCGACTTCCCCTTCCAGGAAGATTATCCCAATTTCATGAATCAAGAAAAATTCTGGAACTATCTCCAAGAATTTGCTGAGCACTTTGACCTTCTGAAATACATTCGGTTTAGG ACCACAGTGTGCAGTATAACGAAACGTCCAGATTTCTCCGAGACTGGTCAGTGGGATGTTGTCACAGAGACAGAGGGGAAGCAGGAACGAGCAGTCTTTGATGCTGTCATGGTCTGCACCGGACATTACCTGAATCCCCGTTTACCTTTGGAGTCCTTTCCTG gtATTCATAAGTTTAAAGGCCAGATCCTGCACAGTCAGGAGTATAGGGGCCCAGAAGGCTTTCAAGGCAAACGCGTGTTAGTGATCGGTCTTGGGAACACGGCAGGGGACGTGGCAGTGGAGCTGAGTCGAACGGCAGCTCAG GTACTTCTCAGTACCAGAACTGGTGCCTGGGTTCTCTGCCGCTCTTCAGATGGGGGCTACCCGTTTAATATGGTGATTACAAGAAGATGCATTAATTTTATTGCGCAAGTTCTGCCCTCGTGTGTGCTAAACCGGATTCAAGAGAGGCAATTGAATAAAAGATTTAACCATGAGAATTATGGATTAAGTATTACAAAGGg gaaaaaatcaaaattcgTTGTGAATGACGAACTGCCAACCTGTATCCTCTGTGGGACAATCACCATGAAAACCAGCGTGAAGGAGTTTACAGAAACCTCTGCTCTCTTTGAAGATGGAACAGTGGGAGAAAACATCGATATTGTGATCTTCGCTACAggatacacattttcttttccctttttcgaAGAACCTTTTAAAAGCCTTTGTACAAAGAAGATATTCCTGTACAAGCGGGTCTTTCCTTCAAACCTAGAGAGAGCAACACTAGCTGTCATTGGCTTCATCGGCCTTAAAGGGTCCATCCTAGCGGCCACGGAGCTCCAAGCACGCTGGGCCACAAGAGTATTCAAAG GACTCTGTCAGATACCTCCATCCCAAAAACTGATGGCCGAGGCTACTAAAAAGGAGCAACTTATCAAAAG GGGTGTGATGAAAGACACCAGTGAAGACAAACTTGAGTTCATTCTGTACCTGGATGACATTGCTGCTTGCATAGGCGCAAAGCCCAGTgtcccctctctgttcctcaaGGATCCCAGACTAGCTTGGGAAGTTTTCTTTGGACCATGTACTCCTTACCAGTATCGCCTCGTGGGCCCTGGAAAATGGGATGGAGCCAGGAACGCCATCCTGACCCAGTGGGACAGGACACTGAAACCCTTAAAAACTCGAACCGTTCCTAATTCCACCAAGCCTGCCTCCATGTCACATTATTTAAAAGTTTGGGGGGCACCTATCCTCCTTGCCTCTCTTCTACTGATCTGtaaatcttcacttttttttaaatcagtgcgAGATAATCTGCAGAATAGAATTTCCCCTTATCTAATAAGTATTTGGTGA